In the Mastacembelus armatus chromosome 17, fMasArm1.2, whole genome shotgun sequence genome, one interval contains:
- the LOC113133790 gene encoding nucleolin-like isoform X1: protein MWMFLAQHTCNVTLLLQTVVSDCVLCFLKMEKATRRRKRQSKVVSKDVEEDNNLNAEGQTKTEQTAGTEEDSPTEHSKMKQEGKEAETQAISSADAVDSMEQEKEGITGDQVNGKQRARCNVETSPSKKPKLIDEGFCVFVGNLNNSKPFEEVRDSLARYFMTQSLLVQDIRVARSKKHAHVDLASEMDMTKALKLTGEMVLDKPIKIAKAMVKSEDKVKVKAAPVDKKTKDARCLFLKNVPYDATKQDILKIFHKAIAVRFPGGTKTPIKGIAFVEFNNTAIAKKVRQKRQGAKIQGRVLIVDSVGETHSTEVTKTNDDESITKAPAPPSNILFVSNLSFTVKEINLKRVFQKAVKVTIPQYKGKSRGYAFVKFATVADAEKALKSSQNIKICKRAVTVQFCEVRAKPEKEKVLSKTLIVTNLAEKTTAETLKSAFEGALSARVTVDKDTGLSKRFGFVEFETEENATAAKAGLEDCEIDGSKVTVAYAKPRGERGRQGARGGLVGRPGGPPAGLGSGKGRSRVRGSRGERGRGAGVSQDTVKGGENKC from the exons ATGTGGATGTTTTTAGCTCAACACACGTGTAACGTTACTCTCCTGCTTCAAACAGTGGTGTCAGACTGTGTATTGTGCTTTTTAAAGATGGAAAAG gcTACAAGACgtagaaaaagacaaagcaaagtTGTGTCCAAAGACGTTGAAGAAGATAACAACCTTAATGCTG AAGgacagaccaaaacagagcagaCGGCTGGTACAGAGGAGGACTCTCCCACTGAGCACAGCAAGATGAAACAGGAGGGGAAAG AAGCAGAGACTCAGGCCATCTCTTCAGCTGATGCTGTAGATTCGAtggagcaggagaaggagggCATCACTGGTGATCAAG TAAATGGGAAACAGAGGGCACGCTGTAATGTTGAGACATCGCCATCTAAGAAACCTAAGCTCATCGATGAAG gtttttgtgtttttgttggtaaCTTGAACAACTCCAAACCATTTGAAGAAGTCAGAGATTCATTAGCAAGGTACTTCATGACACAGAGTCTCCTGGTTCAAGACATCAGAGTAGCTCGGTCAAA aaaacatgcacatgtaGATTTGGCCTCAGAGATGGACATGACCAAAGCCCTGAAGTTAACTGGAGAGATGGTCCTTGATAAACCAATAAAGATTGCTAAAGCAATGGTCAAAAGTGAGGACAAGGTGAAGGTGAAAGCTGCACCAGTGGACAAAAAAA CCAAAGATGCCAGGTGTTTGTTTCTGAAGAATGTCCCGTACGACgcaacaaaacaagacattctGAAAATCTTCCACAAGGCCATCGCTGTCCGCTTTCCTGGTGGGACTAAAACCCCGATAAAAGG CATTGCTTTTGTGGAGTTTAATAATACAGCCATTGCTAAGAAAGTACGACAAAAAAGGCAAGGAGCCAAGATCCAAGGCCGTGTTTTGATCGTAGACAGTGTAGGAGAAACGCATTCGACAGAAGTCACCAAAACCAATGACGATGAAAGCATCACAAAAG cTCCAGCTCCTCCCAGCAACATCTTATTTGTGAGCAATTTGTCTTTTACTGTAAAAGAAATAAACCTCAAGAGGGTCTTTCAGAAAGCTGTTAAAGTGACTATACCTCAATATAAAGGCAAATCAAGAGG ATATGCATTTGTGAAGTTTGCAACAGTGGCAGATGCTGAAAAGGCCTTGAAGTCGTCCCAAAACATTAAGATCTGCAAAAGGGCGGTCACCGTACAGTTCTGTGAAGTGAGAGCAAAGccagagaaggaaaaag tcCTATCAAAAACACTGATCGTGACGAATCTTGCTGAGAAGACGACTGCAGAGACTCTTAAAAGTGCCTTTGAAGGGGCTCTCAGTGCCAGAGTCACTGTAGATAAAGACACAGGACTTTCAAAGAG GTTTGGTTTTGTGGAGTTTGAGACTGAAGAAAATGCCACAGCTGCTAAAGCAGGCTTGGAGGACTGTGAGATCGATGGCAGCAAAGTTACTGTGGCTTATGCAAAACCCAGAGGTGAAAGGGGTCGTCAGGGTGCCAGAGGGGGCTTGGTGGGGCGTCCTGGTGGACCGCCTGCAGGTCTGGGGTCTGGCAAAGGCAGGAGTCGAGTAAGAGGCAGCAGAGGAG aaagAGGCCGTGGAGCTGGTGTGTCGCAGGATACCGTTAAAGGAGGagaaaataaatgctaa
- the LOC113133790 gene encoding nucleolin-like isoform X2 — MWMFLAQHTCNVTLLLQTVVSDCVLCFLKMEKATRRRKRQSKVVSKDVEEDNNLNAEGQTKTEQTAGTEEDSPTEHSKMKQEGKEAETQAISSADAVDSMEQEKEGITGDQVNGKQRARCNVETSPSKKPKLIDEGFCVFVGNLNNSKPFEEVRDSLARYFMTQSLLVQDIRVARSKKHAHVDLASEMDMTKALKLTGEMVLDKPIKIAKAMVKSEDKVKVKAAPVDKKNARCLFLKNVPYDATKQDILKIFHKAIAVRFPGGTKTPIKGIAFVEFNNTAIAKKVRQKRQGAKIQGRVLIVDSVGETHSTEVTKTNDDESITKAPAPPSNILFVSNLSFTVKEINLKRVFQKAVKVTIPQYKGKSRGYAFVKFATVADAEKALKSSQNIKICKRAVTVQFCEVRAKPEKEKVLSKTLIVTNLAEKTTAETLKSAFEGALSARVTVDKDTGLSKRFGFVEFETEENATAAKAGLEDCEIDGSKVTVAYAKPRGERGRQGARGGLVGRPGGPPAGLGSGKGRSRVRGSRGERGRGAGVSQDTVKGGENKC; from the exons ATGTGGATGTTTTTAGCTCAACACACGTGTAACGTTACTCTCCTGCTTCAAACAGTGGTGTCAGACTGTGTATTGTGCTTTTTAAAGATGGAAAAG gcTACAAGACgtagaaaaagacaaagcaaagtTGTGTCCAAAGACGTTGAAGAAGATAACAACCTTAATGCTG AAGgacagaccaaaacagagcagaCGGCTGGTACAGAGGAGGACTCTCCCACTGAGCACAGCAAGATGAAACAGGAGGGGAAAG AAGCAGAGACTCAGGCCATCTCTTCAGCTGATGCTGTAGATTCGAtggagcaggagaaggagggCATCACTGGTGATCAAG TAAATGGGAAACAGAGGGCACGCTGTAATGTTGAGACATCGCCATCTAAGAAACCTAAGCTCATCGATGAAG gtttttgtgtttttgttggtaaCTTGAACAACTCCAAACCATTTGAAGAAGTCAGAGATTCATTAGCAAGGTACTTCATGACACAGAGTCTCCTGGTTCAAGACATCAGAGTAGCTCGGTCAAA aaaacatgcacatgtaGATTTGGCCTCAGAGATGGACATGACCAAAGCCCTGAAGTTAACTGGAGAGATGGTCCTTGATAAACCAATAAAGATTGCTAAAGCAATGGTCAAAAGTGAGGACAAGGTGAAGGTGAAAGCTGCACCAGTGGACAAAAAAA ATGCCAGGTGTTTGTTTCTGAAGAATGTCCCGTACGACgcaacaaaacaagacattctGAAAATCTTCCACAAGGCCATCGCTGTCCGCTTTCCTGGTGGGACTAAAACCCCGATAAAAGG CATTGCTTTTGTGGAGTTTAATAATACAGCCATTGCTAAGAAAGTACGACAAAAAAGGCAAGGAGCCAAGATCCAAGGCCGTGTTTTGATCGTAGACAGTGTAGGAGAAACGCATTCGACAGAAGTCACCAAAACCAATGACGATGAAAGCATCACAAAAG cTCCAGCTCCTCCCAGCAACATCTTATTTGTGAGCAATTTGTCTTTTACTGTAAAAGAAATAAACCTCAAGAGGGTCTTTCAGAAAGCTGTTAAAGTGACTATACCTCAATATAAAGGCAAATCAAGAGG ATATGCATTTGTGAAGTTTGCAACAGTGGCAGATGCTGAAAAGGCCTTGAAGTCGTCCCAAAACATTAAGATCTGCAAAAGGGCGGTCACCGTACAGTTCTGTGAAGTGAGAGCAAAGccagagaaggaaaaag tcCTATCAAAAACACTGATCGTGACGAATCTTGCTGAGAAGACGACTGCAGAGACTCTTAAAAGTGCCTTTGAAGGGGCTCTCAGTGCCAGAGTCACTGTAGATAAAGACACAGGACTTTCAAAGAG GTTTGGTTTTGTGGAGTTTGAGACTGAAGAAAATGCCACAGCTGCTAAAGCAGGCTTGGAGGACTGTGAGATCGATGGCAGCAAAGTTACTGTGGCTTATGCAAAACCCAGAGGTGAAAGGGGTCGTCAGGGTGCCAGAGGGGGCTTGGTGGGGCGTCCTGGTGGACCGCCTGCAGGTCTGGGGTCTGGCAAAGGCAGGAGTCGAGTAAGAGGCAGCAGAGGAG aaagAGGCCGTGGAGCTGGTGTGTCGCAGGATACCGTTAAAGGAGGagaaaataaatgctaa